The Thalassophryne amazonica chromosome 8, fThaAma1.1, whole genome shotgun sequence genome includes a window with the following:
- the malt3 gene encoding mucosa-associated lymphoid tissue lymphoma translocation protein 1: MINEILIVRHPVSVCVPVSHKVTLSVRAEGTGILNYQWFTDKTEIPGAIHADLTICAQNTQLYVCRVNDQFYNCKFSEWVKVKVLDIDKSGLPQQWQGEPHIAVNPEPHTVRQGEKVILRCVAFGIPAPRYQWYRNGQALLDKTGDTLQIDHTTATHEGSYLCSVSNVHEETWTEPVDVHIAKSAVLTATDKVALLIGNLNYSSHPGLMAPVVDVHELANLLQQLGFRVVSLLDLTREEMLAAIERFIQLLDKGVYGLFYYAGHGYERAGRNYLVAVDAPQPYRPENCVCVQRVMLNMQQKKTALSVILLDTCRKWYNQDCTPSAIMPLGPSGNTVYGYATCEDAEAFEVQDGGRSTGIFTKYLIKHILQTEKVTHVLEKVSEDLGRDPLVAGRQAVEIKHTLKEPRSLADSVQTTGHTKELHLRDACWRQANVLPQKKVLMFLCGVEVELSFSALFSNVLMAFAVIKTTGPRTQDCTITLRSIPSMEDVLSRPGRSEEMDSLLASMPDSHDCTLRLCTLQKLKESLVIKVDLHFTHIDSNQRLTESQHVDIGKPMVASCKLYKRSHGASAKKQGASSQSVNISSSKAPLHQTQAAPCRPFTRKAECTVKVTAPKSNEPEENDENELQNWTCGQ, from the exons ATGATCAATG AAATACTCATTGTGCGTCATCCCGTCAGTGTGTGTGTACCGGTCAGCCATAAAGTGACTCTGAGTGTCCGTGCTGAGGGTACAGGTATCCTGAATTACCAGTGGTTCACTgataaaacagag attCCTGGTGCCATTCATGCAGACCTGACGATTTGTGCTCAGAACACTCAACTCTACGTGTGCCGAGTAAATGACCAGTTTTACAACTGTAAATTCAGTGAATGGGTGAAAGTAAAAGTGCTGGATATTGATAAATCAG GTTTGCCTCAGCAGTGGCAGGGTGAGCCCCACATTGCTGTTAATCCTGAACCCCACACAGTACGTCAGGGAGAGAAAGTTATTCTTCGTTGTGTCGCCTTTGGCATCCCGGCTCCACGCTATCAATGGTACAGAAATGGCCAGGCTCTGCTGGACAAGACTGGTGACACACTGCAG ATTGACCATACAACAGCGACACATGAAGGATCATACCTGTGCTCAGTGTCAAACGTACATGAAGAAACATGGACTGAACCGGTTGATGTTCATATAG CAAAAAGTGCAGTCCTCACAG CAACTGACaaagttgcattgcttattgGGAATCTGAATTACTCCAGTCATCCTGGCCTGATGGCTCCAGTTGTGGATGTACATGAACTTGCCAATCTCCTACAGCAGCTTGGCTTCAGAGTGGTTTCTCTCTtggaccttaccagggaggagaTGCTGGCTGCTATTGAAAGGTTCATTCAGCTTCTTGACAAGGGAGTTTATG GTCTTTTCTACTATGCAGGACATGGCTATGAGCGAGCTGGGAGAAATTATTTGGTGGCTGTTGATGCTCCACAGCCGTACCGCCCAGAaaactgtgtctgtgtgcagaGGGTCATGCTCAACATGCAGCAAAAGAAGACTGCCCTCAGTGTAATTCTCTTGGATACTTGTCGAAAATG GTACAACCAGGATTGTACCCCATCAGCCATCATGCCATTGGGACCCAGTGGGAATACTGTTTATGGCTATGCCAC GTGTGAAGATGCTGAAGCCTTTGAGGTCCAGGATGGAGGCAGAAGTACTGGAATCTTCACAAAGTACTTGATCAAGCACATCCTACAGACGGAGAAAGTCACACATGTCTTAGAGAAGGTTTCTGAGG ATCTTGGCAGAGACCCTCTGGTCGCAGGCAGGCAGGCGGTGGAAATTAAACACACCTTAAAGGAACCTCGATCCCTTGCAGATTCAGTTCAGACCACTGGCCACACCAAGGAGCTGCACTTACGGGATGCCTGCTGGAGACAAGCAAATG tgttgccacagaagAAGGTGTTGATGTTTCTTTGTGGCGTAGAGGTGGAACTCAGTTTCTCAGCATTGTTTTCCAATGTTCTGATGGCTTTTGCCGTCATCAAGACCACAGGACCCCGAACCCAGGACTGCACCATCACGCTGAGAAGCATACCT TCAATGGAAGATGTTTTATCCCGCCCTGGAAGGTCAGAGGAGATGGACTCTCTTCTGGCCAGCATGCCTGACAGCCATGATTGTACGCTACGACTTTGTACACTGCAGAAACTTAAG GAGTCGCTGGTTATCAAAGTGGACCTACACTTTACTCATATAGACAGTAATCAGCGACTAACAGAAAGCCAACACGTGGACATTGGAAAGCCTATGGTGGCATCGTGTAAACTCTACAAGAGAAGTCATGGAGCATCTGCCAAAAAACAAGGAGCTTCTTCTCAAAGTGTGAACATTTCAAGCAGCAAAGCGCCGCTGCATCAGACTCAGGCTGCTCCATGTCGCCCTTTCACCAGAAAGGCGGAATGCACTGTCAAAGTCACGGCTCCAAAGAGCAACGAGCCAGAAGAGAATGATGAGAATGAACTGCAGAACTGGACATGTGGGCAGTAG